A stretch of the Sulfurimonas sp. HSL-1656 genome encodes the following:
- a CDS encoding TetR/AcrR family transcriptional regulator, with the protein MKKSVMDAKKARLLALASTMLEQKGYQQLKVAELARAGSVSISTVYAIFGSKEGIYLAYIESKIAALLEAIDGIADEDPVLQLKQYAGFIFGTLEQGRIVLEEGVRNNPLFFNALSNEFSQSAKKIHSFLTACFAKINPGLEKEQTDLLVYIFSGQLHGYMQYWVVAGGNPLALAEQLCETFICQTKGCYPYAQGKDAEAKGGSDENRM; encoded by the coding sequence ATGAAAAAGAGTGTAATGGATGCAAAAAAAGCCAGGCTCTTGGCATTGGCGTCGACGATGCTGGAGCAGAAGGGGTATCAGCAGTTGAAAGTGGCGGAACTGGCCAGAGCCGGATCCGTTTCCATCAGTACCGTCTATGCGATATTCGGCTCAAAAGAGGGGATCTACCTCGCCTACATCGAATCGAAGATCGCAGCACTCCTTGAAGCCATTGACGGTATTGCCGATGAAGACCCCGTCTTGCAGTTAAAACAGTATGCCGGCTTCATTTTCGGCACGCTGGAGCAGGGCCGGATTGTTTTGGAAGAGGGGGTGCGCAACAATCCGCTCTTTTTCAACGCCCTCAGCAACGAGTTCTCGCAGAGCGCCAAAAAAATCCACAGTTTCCTGACGGCATGTTTTGCAAAGATCAATCCCGGCCTGGAGAAGGAGCAGACCGACCTGCTCGTGTATATCTTCAGCGGTCAGCTGCACGGCTACATGCAGTACTGGGTAGTGGCAGGCGGAAATCCGCTGGCCCTCGCCGAGCAGTTGTGCGAGACCTTCATCTGCCAGACGAAAGGGTGTTATCCGTATGCGCAGGGTAAAGACGCGGAAGCAAAAGGGGGATCAGATGAAAACAGGATGTAG
- a CDS encoding HIT family protein: MYCIFCHLPETSVIDSNALAIAFYDKYPVTAHHTLIIPRRHVADYFELTQEEVAAMHALLQRQQVRLKALDGTISGFNIGINVGADAGQTIFHVHMHLIPRRQGDLSDPRGGVRGVIPHKRKY; this comes from the coding sequence ATGTACTGTATTTTTTGCCATCTCCCCGAAACGAGCGTGATCGACAGCAACGCGCTCGCCATCGCCTTTTACGACAAATACCCGGTGACGGCGCACCATACGCTCATTATCCCCCGGCGCCACGTCGCGGACTATTTTGAACTGACGCAGGAAGAAGTCGCGGCGATGCACGCATTGCTGCAGCGGCAACAAGTACGTTTGAAGGCATTGGACGGGACGATCAGCGGCTTCAACATCGGTATCAACGTCGGCGCCGATGCCGGCCAAACGATCTTTCACGTCCATATGCACCTGATCCCGCGCCGCCAAGGGGACCTGTCTGACCCCCGGGGCGGTGTACGCGGCGTGATCCCCCACAAACGGAAGTACTGA
- a CDS encoding APC family permease — MMPNTTKTIGLAGAIAIGIGGMVGGGIFAVLGEAVSLSHGATPLAFLFGGVIALMTAFSYARLAVAFPGPGGTVIYIDSAFGNNLASGSVNLMLWLSYLVTIALYAVAFGAYAHTFFPLESALLHHILISLAIVLPTLINLVSSAFVSRSETFIVGMKLLLLALIILASIPDIDAAPLSPSHWGAFPTIIAAGMIIFVAYEGFELIANASADIKTPERTLPRALIGSVLIVIVLYILIGVVTVSSVPETALEKAKDYALAVAAEPALGHTGFILVAVAALLATFSAINATIYGNARLGYTLAKEGRLPEAFDKERRNEPFVGVLATMALGIVIANTINLTEIAIIGSAGFLLIFALVNAAALKLARAIGSQPLLHLLALLLSAGALLVLLYHTWEENSAAVMIFAGFIAISVLFELLYGRLVRGHFLDRAYH; from the coding sequence ATGATGCCGAATACGACGAAGACAATCGGACTGGCCGGCGCGATCGCGATCGGCATCGGCGGGATGGTCGGCGGAGGAATCTTTGCCGTTCTCGGTGAAGCCGTCTCCCTGTCGCACGGTGCCACACCGCTCGCTTTTCTCTTCGGCGGGGTCATCGCCCTGATGACCGCCTTCTCCTACGCCCGGCTTGCCGTCGCTTTTCCCGGACCCGGCGGGACGGTCATCTACATCGACAGCGCCTTTGGGAACAACCTGGCGTCAGGGAGCGTCAACCTGATGCTCTGGCTGAGCTACCTGGTGACGATCGCGCTCTATGCCGTCGCGTTCGGCGCCTACGCCCATACTTTTTTTCCGCTCGAATCGGCCCTGCTCCATCATATCCTGATCTCCCTGGCCATCGTCCTTCCGACCCTGATCAACCTCGTCAGCAGCGCGTTCGTCAGCCGCTCGGAGACCTTTATCGTCGGGATGAAACTGCTGCTGCTTGCACTCATCATCCTTGCCAGTATCCCCGATATTGACGCCGCGCCGCTTTCCCCTTCGCACTGGGGAGCCTTTCCGACCATCATCGCCGCGGGCATGATCATCTTCGTAGCCTATGAAGGGTTCGAACTGATCGCCAATGCCTCTGCCGACATTAAAACGCCCGAACGCACGCTTCCCCGCGCCTTGATAGGGAGCGTCCTCATCGTCATCGTACTCTATATCCTCATCGGGGTCGTCACGGTCAGTAGCGTTCCCGAAACCGCCCTGGAAAAAGCCAAGGATTACGCCCTGGCCGTTGCGGCGGAACCCGCACTGGGACACACCGGCTTCATTCTGGTCGCCGTCGCCGCGCTGCTGGCAACGTTTTCGGCCATCAATGCCACCATCTACGGGAATGCACGCCTGGGGTATACCCTCGCCAAAGAGGGGCGCCTGCCCGAGGCCTTTGATAAAGAGCGGCGGAATGAACCCTTTGTCGGTGTCCTCGCCACGATGGCCCTGGGGATCGTCATCGCCAATACGATCAACCTGACCGAGATCGCCATCATCGGCAGCGCCGGTTTTCTCCTCATCTTCGCCCTCGTCAATGCCGCGGCGCTGAAACTGGCCCGGGCCATCGGCAGTCAGCCCCTGCTGCACCTGCTCGCCCTGCTGCTGAGTGCGGGGGCGCTGCTCGTGCTCCTCTACCACACCTGGGAAGAAAACAGCGCTGCCGTCATGATCTTCGCCGGCTTTATCGCCATTTCCGTTCTCTTCGAGTTACTCTACGGGCGGCTCGTGCGGGGGCACTTCCTGGACCGGGCTTACCACTAA
- a CDS encoding ATP-binding cassette domain-containing protein, with the protein MIELNIHKMLQGSGGEMPLDVALSIREKSFVALAGLSGSGKTTLLRLLAGLERADGEITVSGERWLDRKGMLPPQKRGIGFVFQDYALFPNMSVEQNLLYVNKDRAHAAILLEMTGLLELKNRLPGTLSGGQQQRVALCRALMNRPKLLLMDEPLSALDPAMRLKLQHDILTLHKAFGTTTVMVSHDPSEIYRLAERVVVLEHGRIVHDGTPSEVLLRTSGSQKFILEGELLDIIRADVIYIAVVAIGQQIVEVVCDKEEAARFEVGQTVQVSTKAFAPSLHPARSGVGQL; encoded by the coding sequence ATGATTGAGCTGAACATCCACAAGATGCTGCAGGGCAGCGGCGGCGAGATGCCGCTGGATGTCGCACTCTCCATCCGGGAGAAGAGCTTCGTGGCGCTGGCGGGGTTGAGCGGCAGCGGGAAAACGACGCTGCTGCGGCTGCTGGCCGGGCTGGAGCGTGCCGACGGGGAGATCACCGTTTCGGGGGAGCGCTGGCTGGACAGGAAGGGGATGTTGCCGCCGCAAAAACGGGGGATCGGCTTCGTTTTCCAGGACTATGCGCTATTCCCCAATATGAGCGTGGAGCAGAACCTGCTGTACGTCAACAAGGACCGGGCGCATGCGGCGATCTTGCTGGAGATGACCGGCCTGCTGGAGCTGAAAAACCGCCTGCCGGGGACCCTCAGCGGCGGGCAGCAGCAGCGCGTCGCGCTCTGCCGCGCCCTGATGAACCGGCCGAAACTGCTGCTGATGGACGAACCGCTCTCCGCGCTCGACCCGGCGATGCGCCTGAAGCTGCAGCATGACATCCTTACCCTGCACAAGGCGTTCGGCACGACGACAGTGATGGTCAGCCACGACCCCAGCGAGATCTACCGCCTGGCCGAACGGGTCGTCGTGCTTGAGCACGGACGCATCGTCCACGACGGTACCCCAAGCGAAGTCCTGCTGCGTACCAGCGGCAGCCAGAAGTTCATCCTGGAAGGGGAGCTGCTCGACATTATCCGCGCCGACGTCATCTACATCGCCGTCGTCGCCATCGGGCAGCAGATTGTCGAAGTTGTCTGCGACAAAGAGGAGGCGGCACGCTTCGAGGTGGGACAGACGGTGCAGGTCAGCACCAAGGCTTTCGCCCCCTCCCTTCACCCCGCACGCAGTGGCGTTGGGCAGCTCTGA
- the modB gene encoding molybdate ABC transporter permease subunit: MEAIDFGPFLLSFKLAALTTLILFIVALPVSWWLSQTVCRCKPFVEAVTSLPIVLPPSVLGFYILYALSYNSPVGAFFEQTFGIKLVFNFTGLVIASVFYSFPFMVQPLQSGFEALNKNMLEASYISGKGRAETLLRVALPNIKPALMTALIVTFAHTVGEFGVVLMVGGSIPGETKVASVAIYEMVEVMDYTTAHIYSAIMVALSFVVLLGVYLFNQRQNRRIGVA, encoded by the coding sequence ATGGAAGCAATTGATTTCGGCCCTTTCCTGCTGTCGTTCAAACTGGCGGCACTGACGACGCTGATACTGTTTATCGTCGCACTTCCGGTCTCATGGTGGCTGTCGCAGACGGTGTGCCGCTGCAAGCCCTTTGTCGAGGCGGTCACCTCCCTGCCGATCGTCCTGCCGCCGTCGGTGCTCGGGTTTTACATTCTCTACGCGCTCTCGTACAACTCGCCGGTTGGGGCCTTTTTCGAGCAGACCTTCGGCATCAAACTCGTGTTCAATTTTACGGGGCTTGTCATCGCCAGCGTCTTCTACTCTTTCCCCTTTATGGTGCAGCCGCTGCAAAGCGGCTTTGAAGCGCTGAACAAGAACATGCTGGAGGCCTCCTACATCAGCGGGAAGGGAAGAGCGGAGACCCTGCTACGTGTGGCGCTGCCCAACATCAAACCGGCCCTGATGACGGCGCTTATTGTCACCTTTGCGCATACCGTCGGCGAATTTGGGGTCGTCCTGATGGTCGGGGGCTCCATCCCCGGCGAGACGAAAGTCGCTTCGGTCGCCATCTATGAAATGGTCGAGGTGATGGATTATACGACGGCGCATATCTACAGCGCGATTATGGTGGCGCTGAGTTTCGTGGTGCTGTTGGGTGTCTACCTCTTCAACCAGCGCCAGAACCGCCGGATCGGGGTGGCGTGA
- the modD gene encoding ModD protein, giving the protein MNRLSDPELWEYIRGDLPYFDLTTHLLALPPQQGTLKVLTRDEVVAACTEEAVRIGELLGCEAYSAFPSGRVAEPGSVLLELHGDHEALHGAWRLCQILLEYACGMATRARTMLTKARAVNPHCELLVTRKSFPFAKRFAVRALMCGGAMPHRLGLSETVLVFEQHRSLYKDSAAFEDALRELKQRCVEKKLTVESESLDDAKRMLSLGADVIQMDKCGPDTLRELVAYKREHHPAATILAAGGINPSNVADYAASGVEGVVTSSPYQAGMADLTARWETDGSN; this is encoded by the coding sequence ATGAACCGGTTGTCCGATCCGGAACTCTGGGAGTACATCAGGGGGGACCTCCCCTATTTCGACCTGACGACCCATCTGCTGGCACTGCCGCCGCAGCAAGGAACGCTGAAGGTGCTGACGCGCGACGAGGTCGTCGCGGCCTGTACCGAAGAGGCGGTGCGCATCGGCGAGCTTCTGGGCTGCGAGGCCTACAGCGCCTTTCCGTCCGGGCGCGTTGCCGAGCCAGGCAGCGTGCTCCTGGAGCTGCACGGCGATCACGAGGCGCTGCACGGCGCGTGGCGGCTCTGCCAGATTCTGCTTGAATACGCCTGCGGCATGGCGACGCGTGCGCGGACGATGCTTACCAAAGCGCGCGCGGTCAACCCGCACTGCGAACTGCTCGTGACCCGCAAAAGTTTCCCCTTCGCCAAACGCTTTGCCGTCCGGGCCCTGATGTGCGGCGGCGCGATGCCGCACCGGCTCGGCCTCTCGGAGACGGTCCTCGTCTTCGAACAGCACCGCTCGCTCTACAAAGACAGCGCCGCGTTCGAGGACGCGCTGCGGGAGCTCAAGCAGCGCTGCGTCGAGAAGAAGCTGACGGTGGAGTCCGAATCGCTCGACGATGCCAAACGGATGCTCTCCCTCGGTGCGGACGTGATCCAGATGGATAAGTGCGGCCCGGATACCCTGCGCGAGCTCGTCGCATACAAGCGCGAGCATCATCCCGCCGCGACGATCCTGGCGGCCGGGGGGATCAACCCCTCCAACGTGGCCGATTACGCCGCATCGGGTGTAGAGGGGGTCGTCACCAGCAGCCCCTACCAGGCGGGCATGGCCGACCTGACGGCACGGTGGGAGACTGATGGAAGCAATTGA
- a CDS encoding TOBE domain-containing protein has protein sequence MNRIEAYITRIECRDNITVVSFNADGQPMRMMALGLTSPIAVGTRVILGAKASHVALAKKLEGNLSISNRLEAVIETVETGALLCSVTLRVGPARMESIITRDSAETMALHEGDSVTALIKASDLSILEIVKEGDV, from the coding sequence GTGAACCGGATCGAAGCCTACATCACCAGGATCGAATGCCGGGACAATATCACCGTCGTGTCGTTCAATGCGGACGGCCAGCCCATGCGGATGATGGCCCTGGGGCTGACAAGCCCCATTGCCGTCGGTACGCGGGTCATTCTCGGGGCCAAGGCATCCCATGTCGCCCTGGCCAAGAAACTGGAAGGAAACCTCTCCATCTCCAACCGCCTCGAAGCGGTGATCGAAACGGTTGAGACGGGGGCGCTGCTGTGCAGCGTAACGCTCCGTGTCGGCCCGGCGCGGATGGAGAGCATCATTACCCGCGATTCCGCCGAGACGATGGCGCTGCATGAGGGCGACAGCGTCACGGCGCTGATCAAGGCAAGCGATCTCTCCATCCTTGAGATCGTTAAAGAAGGAGACGTATGA
- the modA gene encoding molybdate ABC transporter substrate-binding protein, with product MKKTLLSLLFSLSAFAGEINIAVAANVSYAIDELKAVFAKQYPDTKVQVTLGSSGKLTAQIKNGAPFGLFMAANMKFPASLYADGIATTKPLVYAQGALAYLSAKPMDFSKGIALVADKSVTKIAIANPKTAPYGAAAVEAMKKGGVYDAVKPKFVYAESISQTVTYALTAADIGFIAKSSLYSPKMAQYKENVNWTSVDPALYTPIKQGIVLLKHAGESAEYKAFYDFILSDEAKAILRNYGYLVE from the coding sequence ATGAAAAAGACACTTCTCAGCCTGCTCTTCAGCCTCTCCGCCTTTGCCGGCGAGATCAACATCGCCGTCGCGGCGAACGTCAGCTACGCCATCGATGAACTCAAAGCAGTCTTCGCGAAACAGTACCCGGATACCAAGGTCCAGGTCACGTTGGGCAGCAGCGGCAAGCTGACGGCACAGATCAAGAACGGTGCCCCTTTCGGCCTTTTCATGGCCGCGAACATGAAGTTCCCCGCATCGCTTTATGCCGACGGCATCGCCACGACGAAACCGCTGGTTTACGCGCAGGGCGCATTGGCGTACCTCAGCGCGAAACCGATGGACTTCTCCAAAGGGATCGCCCTGGTGGCGGACAAATCCGTGACCAAGATCGCCATCGCCAACCCGAAGACGGCCCCCTACGGTGCCGCCGCGGTCGAAGCGATGAAAAAAGGGGGCGTCTATGATGCCGTCAAGCCGAAGTTCGTCTATGCAGAGTCGATTTCCCAGACCGTGACCTACGCCTTGACGGCGGCGGACATCGGTTTCATCGCGAAATCTTCCCTTTACAGCCCGAAAATGGCACAATACAAGGAAAACGTTAACTGGACGAGTGTCGATCCGGCACTCTACACGCCGATCAAACAGGGGATTGTTTTGCTCAAACATGCGGGAGAGAGCGCGGAATACAAAGCGTTCTACGACTTTATACTCAGCGACGAAGCCAAAGCGATTCTGCGCAACTACGGATACCTCGTCGAGTGA
- a CDS encoding TOBE domain-containing protein: protein MKISARNQIDAEVLSVNRGAVNAKVALRAPKGTLLSAIVTIESVESLGLTEGDAVRAFFKASHVLIATGGIPNISARNKLPGRVETVIQGAVNTELIIRLESGDLLTAIITNESMAELGIDKNSDVIAIVKASDVMIAK from the coding sequence ATGAAAATCAGTGCCAGAAACCAGATCGACGCGGAGGTACTTTCCGTCAACAGAGGGGCGGTCAACGCCAAGGTGGCGCTGCGCGCGCCCAAAGGGACGCTGCTCAGTGCCATCGTGACGATCGAAAGCGTCGAAAGCCTCGGGCTGACCGAAGGGGATGCCGTCCGTGCCTTCTTCAAAGCGTCGCACGTGCTGATCGCGACGGGGGGGATTCCGAACATCAGTGCCCGCAATAAACTGCCGGGCCGTGTCGAAACCGTGATTCAGGGTGCGGTGAATACGGAGCTGATCATCCGCCTGGAGAGCGGTGATCTGCTCACCGCCATCATCACCAACGAATCGATGGCCGAACTGGGCATCGACAAAAACAGTGACGTCATCGCCATCGTCAAAGCCAGCGACGTTATGATCGCGAAATAA
- a CDS encoding TOBE domain-containing protein: MMISARNQIDADVVSVCRDGVSALLELKTVQGTHLFASITGNASEALSVREGDRVIAFFKDSHVLVATGWVIPISARNRLEGVVESIHRGVVNAEVRIRLGGGDRISATVTDDAVSNLALQPGMPVVAIVKASDMMIAKPVR, from the coding sequence ATGATGATCAGTGCGCGTAACCAGATCGATGCCGATGTCGTCTCGGTGTGCCGGGACGGGGTCAGTGCTCTGCTGGAGCTCAAAACAGTCCAGGGGACGCATCTGTTCGCTTCGATCACCGGGAATGCCTCTGAGGCCCTCTCCGTCAGGGAGGGGGACCGGGTCATCGCTTTTTTCAAGGATTCGCACGTGCTGGTAGCGACCGGGTGGGTCATCCCCATCAGTGCCCGCAACCGGCTCGAAGGGGTCGTCGAAAGCATCCACCGCGGCGTCGTCAATGCGGAAGTCAGGATCCGGCTCGGCGGCGGGGACCGCATCAGCGCGACCGTGACCGACGACGCCGTTTCCAACCTGGCCCTGCAGCCGGGGATGCCCGTTGTCGCGATCGTCAAAGCCTCGGACATGATGATCGCCAAACCTGTCCGATAA
- a CDS encoding MATE family efflux transporter produces MQLDLTRGNIKTHIRTLAVPACIGFFFHTLFNITDTYFAGTISTQALAALSLSFPIFFIIISLAEGMSEAVTALVGNALGAGEPETARHLAGNALLFGALLALTLTAAGFAAAPALMASLGARDAYLAEALAYINVIIAGTGLFVFTFFLNALLNAVGDTVSFRNVLMAAAVINVALDAWFVRGGFGVAPMGVSGIALATVIIESMSAAYLFYRLKTKPVYRANTPFRFDPSALGELIRQGIPPSANLALMAAGIYIITYFAAPYGQEVVAAYGVGMRIEQIILMPAVGLNVAVLAIVAQNSGARRFERIGETVGRSLFYGAVVALIGGIILFTGAETVMGVFSDIPGVIDEGALYLRVEAFLIYPFVVIFTYVAMLQGVKRPAFIFYISLARQVVAPLIVLWILARLAPSALAVWLGIGGVVITAAAVTYWYARGILADLSRSLN; encoded by the coding sequence ATGCAGCTTGATCTCACCCGCGGCAATATCAAAACGCACATCAGGACCTTGGCCGTACCTGCCTGTATCGGCTTTTTTTTTCATACCCTTTTTAACATTACCGACACCTACTTCGCCGGGACGATCTCGACCCAGGCCCTGGCGGCACTCTCCCTCTCCTTTCCGATCTTCTTCATCATCATCTCCCTTGCCGAAGGGATGAGCGAGGCGGTGACGGCCCTCGTCGGCAATGCGCTGGGGGCGGGCGAACCGGAAACGGCCCGCCACCTCGCCGGCAATGCGCTCCTCTTCGGCGCCCTGCTCGCGCTGACGCTGACGGCCGCAGGCTTTGCCGCCGCCCCGGCACTGATGGCCTCGCTCGGGGCCCGCGACGCCTACCTAGCCGAAGCGCTGGCCTACATTAATGTCATCATCGCCGGGACGGGACTCTTCGTCTTCACCTTCTTTCTCAATGCCCTGCTCAATGCCGTCGGGGACACCGTCTCCTTCCGCAACGTGCTCATGGCCGCCGCCGTGATCAACGTCGCGCTCGACGCCTGGTTCGTGCGCGGCGGGTTCGGTGTGGCGCCGATGGGCGTCTCGGGCATCGCTCTGGCGACGGTGATCATCGAATCCATGAGCGCCGCCTACCTCTTTTACCGCCTCAAAACCAAACCCGTCTACCGCGCTAACACCCCCTTCCGTTTCGATCCGTCGGCATTGGGCGAGCTGATCCGGCAGGGGATCCCTCCCAGTGCGAACCTGGCACTGATGGCCGCGGGCATCTACATCATCACCTATTTTGCCGCGCCCTACGGTCAGGAGGTCGTCGCGGCCTACGGGGTGGGCATGCGTATCGAACAGATCATCCTGATGCCCGCCGTCGGGCTCAACGTCGCCGTGCTCGCCATCGTCGCCCAGAACAGCGGCGCCCGCCGTTTCGAACGCATCGGCGAGACGGTCGGCCGTTCCCTCTTCTACGGCGCCGTCGTCGCCCTCATCGGCGGTATCATACTCTTTACCGGTGCCGAAACGGTGATGGGTGTTTTCAGCGACATCCCTGGCGTCATTGACGAAGGGGCGCTCTACCTGCGCGTCGAAGCCTTCCTGATCTACCCCTTCGTCGTCATCTTCACCTATGTCGCCATGCTCCAGGGGGTCAAACGGCCCGCGTTCATCTTCTATATCAGCCTTGCCAGGCAGGTCGTCGCGCCGCTGATCGTGCTTTGGATACTCGCCCGTCTTGCCCCCTCGGCCCTCGCCGTCTGGCTCGGCATCGGCGGCGTCGTCATCACTGCCGCCGCCGTGACCTACTGGTACGCTCGCGGTATCCTGGCCGACCTCTCCCGCTCCCTGAACTGA
- a CDS encoding thiamine pyrophosphate-dependent enzyme, whose translation MKPFERENVDIGWCPGCGNFGILTLIRKVLDDLGAEGRSVVIVSGIGQAAKTPYYVDVNMFGVLHGRAVPVATAVKAANPELTVVAEGGDGDMYGEGGNHFLHAVRRNVDIVHIVHNNMIYGLTKGQASPTSQRGMETKVQVDGVGNEPFNPLAVALALRAGFVSRVNIGNPEHAKSVLRAAFLHRGYALVDIFQPCVTFNKINTFGWFKEHTYELDASHDTADPGAAMARAMESGPFPLGIFYRRETETFEERVRHGQRRPLYLATHDAAHIQALFDAY comes from the coding sequence ATGAAACCGTTTGAACGCGAAAACGTCGATATCGGCTGGTGCCCGGGGTGCGGGAACTTCGGCATCCTCACGCTGATCCGCAAGGTGCTGGACGATCTCGGGGCCGAAGGGCGCAGCGTCGTCATCGTCTCGGGCATCGGCCAGGCGGCGAAGACGCCCTATTATGTCGACGTCAATATGTTCGGGGTGCTGCACGGGCGGGCCGTGCCCGTCGCGACGGCCGTCAAGGCGGCCAACCCCGAACTGACCGTCGTGGCAGAGGGGGGCGACGGCGATATGTACGGGGAGGGGGGAAATCACTTCCTGCATGCCGTCCGCCGCAACGTCGATATCGTGCATATCGTCCATAACAATATGATCTACGGGCTGACCAAAGGGCAGGCGTCGCCGACGAGCCAGAGAGGGATGGAAACGAAGGTGCAGGTCGACGGGGTCGGCAACGAGCCCTTTAACCCCCTGGCCGTGGCGCTGGCGCTGCGGGCGGGATTCGTCTCCCGGGTCAATATCGGGAATCCCGAGCATGCCAAAAGCGTCCTCAGGGCCGCATTCCTGCACCGCGGTTACGCCCTGGTCGACATCTTTCAGCCCTGCGTGACGTTCAACAAGATCAACACCTTCGGCTGGTTCAAAGAACATACCTATGAGCTGGACGCCTCCCATGACACGGCCGATCCCGGCGCGGCGATGGCGCGGGCGATGGAGAGCGGGCCGTTCCCGCTGGGGATTTTTTACCGCCGGGAAACGGAGACGTTCGAGGAACGCGTCCGCCACGGGCAGCGGCGGCCGCTCTACCTCGCAACGCATGACGCCGCGCACATCCAGGCGCTCTTTGACGCCTACTGA